From a region of the Tursiops truncatus isolate mTurTru1 chromosome 13, mTurTru1.mat.Y, whole genome shotgun sequence genome:
- the FAM246C gene encoding LOW QUALITY PROTEIN: protein FAM246C (The sequence of the model RefSeq protein was modified relative to this genomic sequence to represent the inferred CDS: deleted 1 base in 1 codon) gives MAAEPRSPWAQARSAYDASEALRRAVGRQPDPGPQPHRLSPNEARAPGRLARLRCQFRAEVAARANAPRLPRLVDRAGATEPEKARSRGSVCSGCGEPRGGATYPAGVLEVSERQLQEGLAAVRAELAGAGLEALRAELRAELDALRALLPPPPPAPREPRGLRGLALLRALGTVNALATSARPTDNASDSPADGGASRAPVRKNLKKTPPGTPQGSGD, from the exons ATGGCGGCAGAGCCCCGGAGCCCGTGGGCCCAGGCGCGCAGCGCGTACGATGCCAGCGAGGCGCTGCGGCGCGCGGTGGGCCGCCAGCCGGACCCCGGGCCGCAGCCCCACAGGCTGAGCCCCAACGAAGCCCGCGCCCCAGGCCGCCTGGCGCGCCTGCGGTGCCAGTTCCGGGCTGAGGTGGCGGCGCGGGCCAACGCGCCCCGACTGCCACGGCTGGTGGACCGCGCGGGGGCCACGGAGCCCGAGAAGGCGCGCAGCCGCGGCTCCGTGTGCTCCGGGTGCGGGGAGCCGCGCGGCGGGGCCACCTACCCGGCGGGCGTCCTGGAGGTGAGCGAGCGGCAGCTGCAGGAGGGCCTGGCAGCCGTGCGCGCCGAGCTG GCGGGCGCGGGGCTTGAGGCGCTGCGCGCGGAGCTGCGGGCCGAGCTGGACGCCCTGCGCGCGCTGCTGCCGCCTCCGCCGCCCGCCCCCCGCGAGCCCCGCGGCCTCCGCGGCCTGGCCCTGCTGCGGGCGCTGGGCACCGTGAACGCGCTGGCCACGAGCGCGAGACCCACCGACAACGCCTCGGACAGCCCGGCCGACGGCGGCGCTAGCcgggccccggtccggaagaACCTCAAGAAGACGCCGCCGGGGACCCCACAGGGCAGCGGGGATTAA
- the DGCR2 gene encoding integral membrane protein DGCR2/IDD isoform X4 encodes MVPKADSGAFLLLFLLVLTVTEPLRPEVIGEARPYHGKEAVDPRPGRARGGDPTHFHAMNVAQPVRFSRKCPTGWHHYEGTASCYRVYLSGENYWDAAQTCQRVNGSLATFSTDQELRFVLTQEWDQPERSFAWQDQHKLWVGYQYVITGRNRSLEGHWEVAFKGSSEVLLPPDPIFAAATSEGDGVFCAQLQCFHFPTLRHHDLHSWHAESCHDKSSFLCKRSQTCVDIKDNVVDEGFYFTPKGDDPCLSCTCHRGEPEMCVAALCERPQGCQQYRKDPKECCKFMCLDPDGSSLLDSMASGMRLIVSCVSSFLILSLLLFMVHRLRQRRRERIESLIGANLHHFNLGRRIPGFDYGPDGFGTGLTPLHLSDDGEGGTFHFHDPPPPYTAYKYPDIDQPDDPPPPYEASINPDSMFYDPADDDAFEPAEAAQLTTGDGGGEGAAPRRLEQPLPTPRASLAELEDSADSSSVLLVPPDPAQSGSALTTEALPGGGRHSRSSLNTVV; translated from the exons AAGTGATCGGGGAGGCGCGTCCTTACCATGGGAAGGAGGCTGTGGATCCGAGGCCGGGGCGGGCTCGAGGCGGCGACCCCACGCACTTCCATGCCATGAATGTGGCGCAGCCCGTCCGCTTCAGCA GGAAGTGCCCGACAGGGTGGCACCACTACGAGGGCACGGCCAGCTGCTACCGAGTCTACCTGAGCGGGGAGAACTACTGGGATGCTGCACAGACCTGCCAGCGCGTGAACGGGTCCCTCGCCACCTTCTCCACTGACCAGGAGCTGCGCTTCGTCCTGACCCAGGAATGGGACCAGCCCGAGCGGAGCTTCGCGTGGCAGGACCAGCACAA GTTGTGGGTCGGCTACCAGTACGTCATCACTGGCCGGAACCGCTCCTTAGAAGGTCACTGGGAGGTGGCATTCAAAG GCTCCTCAGAGGTGCTTCTGCCCCCGGACCCCATCTTCGCGGCGGCCACGTCAGAGGGTGACGGTGTGTTCTGCGCGCAGCTGCAATGCTTCCACTTCCCCACGCTCCGCCACCACGACCTGCATAGCTGGCATGCTGAGAGCTGCCACGACAAGTCCTCGTTTCTGTGTAAAAGAA GTCAGACATGTGTCGACATCAAGGACAACGTTGTGGATGAAGGGTTCTACTTCACCCCCAAAGGGGACGATCCGTGCCTGAGCTGCACCTGTCACAGAGGGGAGCCCGAGATGTGCGTAGCTGCCCTGTGCGAGCGGCCCCAGGGCTGCCAGCAGTACCGCAAGGACCCTAAGGAGTGCTGCAAGTTCATGTGCCTGGACCCAG ACGGCAGCAGCCTGCTGGACTCCATGGCCAGTGGGATGCGTCTGATTGTGAGCTGTGTGTCCTCCTTCCTCATCCTGTCACTGCTGCTCTTCATGGTCCATCGGCTGCGCCAGAGGCGCCGGGAGCGCATTGAGTCCCTGATTGGAGCAAACC TGCACCACTTCAACCTCGGCCGAAGGATCCCTGGCTTTGATTATGGCCCAGATGGGTTCGGCACAGGCCTCACACCGCTGCACCTCTCCGACGATGGGGAAGGCGGTACTTTCCATTTCCATGACCCTCCGCCTCCCTACACCGCGTACAAGTACCCGGACATCGACCAACCCGATGACCCGCCGCCACCCTACGAGGCCTCCATCAACCCGGACAGCATGTTCTACGACCCTGCAG ATGATGACGCCTTTGAGCCAGCAGAGGCCGCCCAACTGACCacaggggatggtggtggtgagggtgCAGCGCCCCGGCGCCTGgagcagcccctgcccacccccagggccTCTCTGGCCGAACTGGAAGACTCAGCCGACAGCAGCAGTGTCCTCCTCGTGCCCCCTGACCCCGCCCAGAGTGGCAGTGCCCTGACCACAGAGGCGCTGCCGGGGGGCGGCCGCCACAGCCGAAGTTCCCTCAATACTGTGGTGTAG